The Geotrypetes seraphini chromosome 12, aGeoSer1.1, whole genome shotgun sequence nucleotide sequence tatcattctctagtccccACCAACCACATTGAGGATGTGAACTACAGTTGGGTGAAACTgaacccaaagtgggtgggcTCCGGCTCACCTGGACCTATCTGTGGCTGTGCCACGGATTCAGGCAGGTAAAATCTTCTTGCCAAGGGCGTATTCCTGACTCTCATTTCTTCTTGGTTTTCCAAGAGTTTCTGCCAGATTTATCATGACCTTGGAAGGGGTCAACTGAGTGCAGTTGGATAATGCCGAGTCTAAAATTAAAAAGGTCACCTAGTTTGCATGGCTATATACAGAGAAAGCAatacatatttattaaattttctatactgttctcccaggggagctcagaatggtttaaattAATTCagctattcaagcatttttccctctctgtcccagtgggctcacaatcgaatATACCCGGGGTATTTGGGGACCAAGTGacctgtccaaggtcacaaggagcagcacgtaTCAGAACCCACGGcatcagggtgccgaggctgcagTTCCAACCCCTGCATCACACTCTCTGACGTAGTATGGTAGGGGATAGCATGGCAAAAGATAGTTAataaagcatggtaaaaacataatatgacaaacgTGGTATGGTGAGAAATAGTATGGTGAgcctagtattacaaagcatggctaacaTAAAATGACACGACTTGGCAAAATCAGTAAGGCAAGCGTGCATGATGAAAACACAGCATAGAAGACATGGAACAGCAAACACTGTGTGGCAATCAGTGACCTTATACCCACCTCTCTGCAACGACATGCTGGATTAATTCCAACCTGGTTTTCCTTCAGGACATGGCGCTGGCTCTCCATTCATCCACCGTCAACTGCATCTTCTATAAAGAGAACCTGGAAAACCATTCGCTTGTCTATCGGCATCTTGTACCTGTCGTCTTGATCTAATTTCTGCCCGTTTCTGTGTAAACTTGCTTTGCTGGCTCCTTTTTGAAAGGAATTCTATTGCATTGAAGCATTTTGGGAAGACCTTTCTTGAATGCCATGTGGCATCAATGCACATGCTTTCTGAATCTGTTTTATCTGCTACTAACTGATTGGCTGCAGTTATCTCCTGTTGAAAGTCTGACTATattttagaacaggggtctcaaagtccctccttgagggccgcaatccagtcaggttttcaggatttctccaatgaatatgcatgagatctatgtgcatgcactgctttcaatgcatattcattggggaaatcctgaaaacccgactggattacggccctcaaggagggactttgagatccctgttttagaAGGAACATCTCTTTTGCTGTATCTACGGCCAAGCTCCTTTGAAAATGGAATGCTCTCTCATCTAAATACAATGTTCATTTTTATGTTGTTAAATGAATCTGCagcttttttttgctttgttttacaGAGAGGATGGGCATGCTTGTCTTGGAAATTGGGGCCAAGAACATCAATGGAACTCTGATCCCTATGGTGTATTTGTCGACTGAGGCATCTGATCTCTCCTTGGAGCACTGTCTTTATTTAATCTATAACTGCAGAAACTCCTGGGGTGTATTCCTGAGAATTAAAACAGCGGAAGCTCTACCTCCAGTGCTTCGCCTCCTTAGTGTACTCTGGAGCAGAAACCGCCTGTTGAACCCGATCTGGATAAATATGGACATCTCCTTTGGAAGGTTCAATACACTAGGTTACATGCCAGGCAAAGAGTTCCTAGCCACCATCAAtacctttttcccttttgttaCCATCGCCCCCAGTTGGCCCAAAGAAGCCCTGGATGGAGGTTACACAAGTCCTCTGATTGAAGACATGCTTAGCCTGTGTAACGGTCTTTGGCAGGAAGTGTCGTTCCAGCTACAGTCAGCAGCGCTGGCTGAGACATGGAAAGACGCTGTCAAATTACTGGAGGAGTCACCCATGTACACACTCACTCTGGAACACAACCATGCTCAAGGCTCCTTCAATGATGGATACCGGGGGCTCATGTCTGTCCGAACCCACACAGAAGAGAGAGTTTACTATAACCTCCCCAGCGACTACAGGCAGGCTTTCATGACAAACATCCGTAAAACCCTCTAGTGGTAATGTGgtgcaattacattacaatttaattattacaattaaatgtatgagatgttaGAATTATggtcagatgtttcaataggtttTCCCTTTAATTCACACCAACACAGAGATTACacatttgaatatttttaattgttgtaactaaaaaaacaaacaaacaagggtgaaagaaaactaaatatgtccaacaattgttatcagatgttgtttaaacaagataaatttaaatataaattaataGCAAAGCTAATTTTCCAGTTATGTGTGATCAATTTTATATTGATTATACCATTATAACCACAAATAAATATGTCATGTCTTTCGGCTTAATACCAACTTTCTTCTAGGATATCAAAAAAACAAAGATAaatatttgactgggtgactcttttaaaaccagagagtgtttctcagtcccaaaattcaataaaatacaaaaaaagtgtaTATCTGTGTgcacacaaaaataaagaatttttaaaaaaacatgttttCACTGGTATTGCCTTTCTTGCACTGAGTACTGCTGAGTTGTCATCCCATCAACTGTCTGGCTCCTCTGAAGATCCAGACACTTGCTACTATACTATCtataaacaaatgaaaggaagcaaaaccctaaccACCCTGGATGAATGCAGGCTAAAGTCAGTATCTTCTTAGGCTAAGGCCATGTATTTCTAACTACATgtgcaaaagaacagataattatTTTATTCCTAAGCTGATCCTCCCAagaaaacaacaaccaaaaaagcTTCAATATGAAATCAGAGTTTCAACACATACATTCACACAATATGTGAGCAACCTCAGCTTTATCTGCCTAGTCAAGtatttttgattcagaaataatgaaactcctcAGTAATTATCTCATAGTCTCACAGAGCCTTCCAGTATATCAGGAACACTAACTGGAAACAGCTCTGTACCACAGAACCTCTCAGATTTTCTGAGAGACCACTCCCAAAGCTGCAGACCCCCAGTTCTCAAAGAAACATtcaaaccccccctcctccccaaataGTTTCAGATTCTCCAAACTTCATCCAACAGTGTATACTGGCCAAGGCCTCAGCAGATCAACAACGAGAAAAGACTGCAGGAATGCACTCCAGCAAAAAACAGATGAACactaaattaaatataaaacatttgCCTTAAACACCAATAATATTAAGCAATTTGACTTAAATCAGTGGTCTTACACAGTAAAGggattaaaattatttatttcccAGTACTTAATACTTCTCTTCAACAACAGAAATcagaaaaatccagtttaaattctgaaacacaCTAACATTTCTTCTCAATTTTCCATTGAAATATAACTCCAAACTTAATTTAGAAATCTCCTTCACAGCCTTCTCATTACACATCTCAGCTCAACAGCCCATAAATAGGTTTAATTTCTCATTTCTCAAGAAGTCCAACATTTAcaggaaatattattttaaaaatatgctcTCCTTCCACACACACAATCTCCAGAGCTGATATAGAGACCCTCATCCACCAGCTACAATTTCCTCAACAATAACTTGTGCTGCCTTAATCTCTCTGCTTTCCTCTAGCTCACAATAACAGTTTTCTTAATGACAAAGCTGCAAGATGTGCAAAGCTTCCTACTGCAGACTCTCTGTCCCTTATCTTTATTATCTCCCTGCAGCTCACAGGCTCTGTGTATGGGCCCATCCCCTGATCAGCCCTCAGCACTTCCTCACCAATTTCTCTGCTTtaaatatattatttaaatttattccTATTACACATCTTTACTtcctagaaaaaaaaatacatttttaacttTCTACCCCCTTTATTACACTTGggtctaaaatggttaagagactTATTAGCAGTGGTGTCGCTATGGGTCAACCTAGGCCAACCCAGTAGCAGCACATCTATGATGTAGCTGGTGGAattcccaagccccaccagctaaaAACTTGAAACCTTTCCCTCCTGCATACCTTTTAAAGAGCAGATCTTCACTGGCAGAGAACGTGACAGATACACACTGCTCATGTTGGTCTCActgccttccttctgatgcaacttcctgtttctccaCAGGCAGAGTTTATCATGCTGCTGGTGAAGATCTGCTCTTTATGAGAGAGCGGCAGCAAcggaggagggggaaggagctTGAGAAACTGGATTGCCCAggcaggagaggaagagatatgaTTGCCTATGGGGCACAGTTCTTCTGCCCACCCAACTAGGGTCcaagcccacccaaaattggatgTCTGGCTACTTCCCTGGTTATTAGGACAGCTTTTTTTCATCATAAAGATGTTTTGTTCTGTGGTCAAAGTATTCTACTCTTCACAGATGTTGCCTCTTCTACTCAACTGAGGCGGAAGGTTTTTATTGCTCTGAAgctctagatcagggctgcccaagttcggtcctcaagatctactggcagaccaggttttcaggatattcacaatgaatatgcatgagagagattttaatgaactgccttcttggtatgcaaatctctctcatgcatgttcattgtggatatcctgaaaacctggcctgccagtagatctcaaggaccggacttgggcagccctgatctagagcTTCAGAGCAATAAAAACCTTCCGCCTCAGTTGAGTAGAAGAGGCAACATCTGTGAAGAGTAGAATACTTTGACCACAGAACAAAACATCTTTAtgatggttcccaaccctgtcctggaggaacaccaggccaattgggttttcaggctagccctaatgaatatgcatgaagcaaatttgcatgcctatcacttccatcatatgcaaatctctctcatgcatattcattagggctagcctgaaaacccgattggcctggtgttcctccaggacagggttgggaatcactgctctagataaCTCCAGTGGGAGCCACTTTGGCCTGGATTCTACAAAAGCCACTAAAAGTTAGGTGATGGTAATCATCTCCACCCCACCCACTCCATTGTGGTCAAGTGGGGAGACAATAAACAGAACAAGTTTTATGCCCCCACAATTCATTTTTACCCTATACAGCTGCATCAATCACACAACCCTCAGGACGACTCTGGCGGTGAGTCTCTCCAGCTATAAATCTTGTTATATACCTTTCAGAATATCATTTTCTACTGTCGTAATAGTGCAGAAGACGGACAGATCACTTAGAACAGTAATTCCTCTGGACATGTTTAGCTAGGGATATGACTACACTATATTTGGTTCCATACTGGTCCAGCATTGGTTGTCCCCCAATGAAAAAATATACAATGTCTACATCTGGCGCATTCACTCAATCTTCAACACTTTAGCATATCTATAGTGTAACTTTTGAAGCCCTCAGAAGCGGCTCTATTATGGGAAATACTTCAACCGATAAGAGCTCATATAGACGCAAGCTTTCTTATCAGCTTCAATTGTGCTTTAGCATCAATATACTTTTAACTTAACATCATTTATCTTTTTAATATATAATTTCATAATATCATTTTAAAATGCACTTTCTTATCTGAAATTAGCTCATatcgcaggggtagggaactccagtcctcgagagccgtattccagtcgggttttcaggatttccccaatgaatatgcatgagatctatttgcatgcactactttcaatgcatattcattagggaaatcctgaaaacccaactggaatacggctctcgaggaccggagttccataCCCCTGTCATATCAGCTCACTAGCCAAACCCTatgccagtggttctcaaccctgtcctgggtaCCCCCCAGCCAGtggggtttttaagatatccctaatgaatatgcatgagagagatttgcatataatggaagtgacaggtatgcaaatctctttcacacatattcattagtgatatcttgaaaaccccacTGGCTGGGGggaccccaggacagggttgagaaccactgctctatgccaACATTCATGTTTTGCTATCTGCGTCAGGGCTGGGtttatctgtaaaaaaaaaaaaaaaaatagaaccagATGCATTCCACTGTTCCAGATAACATAAACCTGCAAAAACTTTCATATTATATAACTGCAGTAACACACCTACTAGATTTTCACCATAGCTTCTTACTTGCTTCTGCTCCACAATATGGTGCTCTAACATTTAAAATTCCCTCCCAACCACCATTTTTATTCGTCTGTGACATCACTACGCAATGACATGCTGTTTAAACTTACAGCTATTATGCGAGAGACGTCCAGTCCAACTCTGCATTTAACCCATAAGGTTCTAGTGAATTCAGTTCAAAAATCCAACATTGTTCCTTATAATTTAGTAAGGATTAAATGATGTTAAATTAAAAGAATAGTGATGATAAAGCAAAATTGAAGCTGATGAGAAAGCTTGCGGCTATATGAGCTCTTATCGGGTGAAGTATTTTGCATAATAGAGCCGCTTCTGAGGGCTTCAAAAGTGTTCAAGACTGAGTGAATACGCCAGATGTATATATTGTATGAAAGAAGTTATGTACTTAAGAAGTGTGACTGGCAATATTTGATGCCTGCATATATTCAGTTCCAGTACTAATAATTATTTCTCAGAATCTCCAAAAGCTCATACACCATGCACCTGTGAGCTAATACAGCCCTTTGCAGGCTAAAATTTCCCCAACTAAAGATGCCCCTCCCGGTTCTCACCCTTAGACTGCCAGActccgagagagtggttgatccttggaacgagctcccggtgcaggtgatcgaggcaaacagcgtgcaagaatttaagagcaaatgggatgcccatgtgggatcccttagagggttaagccaagggaacctgtcaccaggagtgggatccctaggatagtagacttgggggtgggtcagtagagtgggcagacctgatgggctatggcccttatctgccgtcatcttctatgtttctatgtttcatgtgaAGAGGGATGGGTCTTTCCTCGTCTTGAGCTGTataaacagcaaacctctccagCAGCAATGGGAGAAtatcaggaatttgtctaacagTTCTTCTCTGACACAGATACTGGCTTTTCACAGTGTGATAAGCCCTAAATATTAGCAAAGACTTCTCTATATACAAAAAGGTTCAATACTGAGGAGGGAAGGCAATGGCAGACTCTTCCATTGGCCCAACTTGACTATTGCACTACAGTCTACCTGGGCTGCCTTAAAGTATTTAAAAAGATACATATGAATCAGGGTGCCTGATATTTTCTGTCATTCAATGGATAGAGGTGATGTATAATGATTTTTAACATCATTCATGGACAAGCTCCGCAATAGATGTTGGATTTGATTGGCTTTCTAAATACCATCAGGCTAAATAGATCTGAAAATCCATTGTTATTACAATTTTCTAATCCTAAAGGTCTTCGCtttaagaaaatattttcttcATGATTTGCATAGTTGGAGACATGGATTTTGTCTCtgcttttttaattttacttgtaaagaagtacaggataacatttgttacttttagtTTTCCTAAAATAAtcattttcaagtttttattgcttttaccTAGTTACTTTTGATGCgtgcagttaaaagtaaaagtggAAGGCAGATGTACATGACAGTTCCTCAGTAAATACTGCTGcgaaattgatctttgggaaacgtaaatttgatcacgtgactccgttgctccagagtctccattggctcccggtttattttagagttcaatttaaatgtgcttgtgttgtttttaaaatcctatatgatatctttactcctctccttcctttatcttggaacgttTACAGACTTTATGTTGCAAGAGGtaaccaacaatttaaattatctcttccttccaagaaagggataaaaggagtcaagattttcacTCAATCTCTGACTTTTAagctttctcaactttggaatgatctcccacttcttttaaggagttctggttcacttcaactttttcgtaaatctttaaaaaccattttatttgctaaaacaCTTTGAAACTTAGTCTCATTCCTCATGGTctctatttacattacattagtgatttctattccgccaatgccttgcagttcaaggcggattacatcaaagttatcaagaattacataaaagtttacagctatacattaaagaaggcatcaaaactaccagaaacACGGAcgttaagtacaccggggaatccctctgggtgaacctggccagagggagagaaaaatgcctgtat carries:
- the FAM151A gene encoding protein FAM151A isoform X2, with the protein product MHFYRFLDLVQRKYPNVTISPGWMTLYVPGLFNRTYTWKMIWKMYNLVKNLPQRITFPVRAVLIKPAWHYFNWLLKQSDRYSLTLWQGNTDPLTVKDLLYVRDNSRPEEIYYDIYEPILSQFKEAALKPNRRRFFYVGGNLLQYFHPKDSDGLLVHWHIASNKSELLRLLTERMGMLVLEIGAKNINGTLIPMVYLSTEASDLSLEHCLYLIYNCRNSWGVFLRIKTAEALPPVLRLLSVLWSRNRLLNPIWINMDISFGRFNTLGYMPGKEFLATINTFFPFVTIAPSWPKEALDGGYTSPLIEDMLSLCNGLWQEVSFQLQSAALAETWKDAVKLLEESPMYTLTLEHNHAQGSFNDGYRGLMSVRTHTEERVYYNLPSDYRQAFMTNIRKTL